DNA sequence from the Selenihalanaerobacter shriftii genome:
ATCAAAAACTAATTGTATCAAAGATATTGTTTTATATTCTAAAATTAATTGTTTAAAAATTTAATCTCAATTTTTAAAATGCTTTTTTGTGTTCATTGTTTTAGAAAAATCAAGTATACTTCAAAAATAATTTTATAATATCTAAGATTAAGTAACCTGAGAATGAGATTGTCTATTCAGTCGTTTTCTTCGTTCAATAGCTGCTTTATGTTTTTTCTGCGCTTTTTAATAATTGTTTCTGCCTTGCCAGTATAACTTCTGGTAAGGAGTTATAAAATTAATTCTCTGGTGTAAACGACTATGGTTATAATGCTTTATCATACGCGTTAACTCAAATCAAATTTTGGTAATGTACTATAGGAATAGTGTGTTCCATTAATTTTTCTAGTGTATTTTTCGTTGGCGTTTTTCATATAAACTGGATTGTCAACCCTTTTTTTGGCGATTATTTCAAATAGATAAGTAATTGCTCTGACACAAGGAATCGTGAAATATAAATTTCCAATGCTTTTTAACTCTTTATCTCTTATAAGTTTTATGAAAAGCAAAATACTTATACCTCGATTGTACTTTATATATATTTAGGGGGCATAACAATAATAATAAAATTAATATCATATAAAAAGACCATATAATAAATATATATATGGAGACAACTTAACATTTAAAAGTGGTTCAGATACAATATTAGCTATTAAAATTAAAAACATTAAAATCATAACAAATTTTTTTTCATTAAATGTTTTTATTTTAGTAGCTTTTAAAACTAAAATGAGATTTAAAAAAACAAATAAAATTAATCCTATGATTCCATACTCTAAAAATATTTTTAAATAATAATTATCAGTAGTATATTTTTCCATGAAAATACTCCCATATCCAATTATAAAATGATAATTATAAGGAATAATTAATTCATTATACAATTCCTTCCATATATGAACTCTTTCCCCTATACTCTTAATCCTATCTATATCTATTCTACTAAAAAAATACTTGAAATTCTCAAAGTTTATTATAGGGACTATAGATAAAATACTATTCTTAATTTTAAATTTATGACTAAACGTTAGAACTAACATAAATAAAAGACTCACAACCATTAGAAGATAACCCGTATTAGATTGAGCAAAAACTAACGAATAAATACTAATAATCAAACTTAATATCTTAATGTATTTACTTATTTTAATTTTATGAAAAAAATTGATTAAAAACACTATATAAATTACTATGAATATTGCATAATAGTTTGGATTACCAACACTCCCTATAGCCCTTCCAAATCTTCTTTCACTAAAAAGTCTACTATATTTATCAAAATTTCCAAACAATTTAAATGTAAATTTTCTAAAATTCATGAACAACATTTGTAATATTCCGATTAGAGATTGAATGAAACCTACATAAAAAATAGATTTAAAGATTTTTTCTCTATTGAATTGCTTCATATAATATCCAATATAAAAACTAATTAATGGTATAAAACTATAAATTATGATTTCTAATATTGCAATAATATTAGACTGACTAGAATATAAAAGTGTAATATCAATTACCAGTATAAAAAAAGTATAAATTATAAATAATTTAATAATTTTATTAATATATATATTATTAGTTAATAATATAATAAACAACAAAAAGTATAGATAAATCACTCCAAAATATGTTTTACCATAAATCGAAGGTGAATATAATATTATAAAAATAGAAAAATAAAACAAATTTTTAATAAACACGGCCTAACCCCCTTAATATTGTAGAAGATCTTTGATATAGCCACTCATTCTTAGTTTTTCATTTTGTGCAACGATTACTTCTGATTTAATTTTGTTATTCTGTATTGCCTGGTAAAAATCAGATGGTGACATATCTCCCAAGCTACCATGCCTATAGAACATACTCAACTCCAATTATAATAATCAAATAATAAAAAATCATCTATATTTTTTTAAGGTTTTTTCCAATCTATAATGTTTTAATAATTTTTTGATTAAATACATTGGATTCATAACTCTGTAGTCAAAGGGTTTAATACTGTTTTTTTTAAATTCACAAAAAACATTCCAGGTTTTTTTAAACCCATAACCATGCTTAATCGAAGTGAAT
Encoded proteins:
- a CDS encoding O-antigen ligase family protein, with product MFIKNLFYFSIFIILYSPSIYGKTYFGVIYLYFLLFIILLTNNIYINKIIKLFIIYTFFILVIDITLLYSSQSNIIAILEIIIYSFIPLISFYIGYYMKQFNREKIFKSIFYVGFIQSLIGILQMLFMNFRKFTFKLFGNFDKYSRLFSERRFGRAIGSVGNPNYYAIFIVIYIVFLINFFHKIKISKYIKILSLIISIYSLVFAQSNTGYLLMVVSLLFMLVLTFSHKFKIKNSILSIVPIINFENFKYFFSRIDIDRIKSIGERVHIWKELYNELIIPYNYHFIIGYGSIFMEKYTTDNYYLKIFLEYGIIGLILFVFLNLILVLKATKIKTFNEKKFVMILMFLILIANIVSEPLLNVKLSPYIYLLYGLFI